CCTTTATATATTCGTCGAAATCTCGATCGATGTTCACAGGTTGTTGAATGAACTCAAACTCAATTTTTATAATTCTGATACGTATGACAATATCATTATGGCTGGAACAATTCAATTTGCTTCTGCAATTCGGGCGGTTAAGCCCGAACTTGAAAAATTGGGGTTTAGTATTTTGATTCCTCAAGCTAAACCGTTATCGGCTGGGGAGGTACTCGGCTGTACTGCCCCGAGTGTTAAGAACAGGTTTTCTGATGGAGAGAATGTGGTTTTGGTATTTGTGGCTGACGGTAGGTTTCATTTGGAGGCGTTTATGATAGCGAATCCGGGGATAAAGACTTATAGATATGATCCATTTATAGGGAAGTTGTTTGTGGAGGAGTATGATCATAAGGGAATGAAGGAGGAGAGGAAGAGAGCGATTGAGAAGGCGAGGGGGGCGAAGAATTGGGGGATAGTGCTTGGGACATTAGGTAGGCAAGGCAATCCAAGGATATTGGATAGGTTAGAGAAGAAGATGTCGGAAAAGGGGATGACTTGGACAGTTGTGTTGATGTCGGAGATATCTCCTATGAGGATTGCATTGTTTGAGGATGCAGTGGATGCCTGGATTCAGATTGCTTGTCCGAGGTTGTCAATTGATTGGGGAGATGCGTTTAAAAAGCCTTTGTTAACGCCATTTGAGGCGGAGATTGCATTGGGTGATTTGTCTGGGTGGTGGGAGAGGAAGACATCAGTGAATTCAGATATGTGTTGTGATGAAGATATGAAGTGTTCAAAGAATGAATCTTGTGGTGCTTGTGATAATGGTGGCGAGAAAGTGAAGGAAGAGACACAAGTGGATTATCCGATGGATTATTATGCTCAGGATGGTGGGGAGTGGAATTCTTGCTACTCTAAGAAGCCTGCTAGACTTTCACAAAGAAGTAGTCAATCTTGTAATGGTGCCAGTGCCATCAAATCTAATAGCTGAGCTAACTTGTTCCAGCTGGACATATTGCTGCCATCGTAAATGGAGTTTACACTTCTAAAGTGAGTACCTCCCTCGTATTTTCTGTTGAGGCCTTTTAGCTCAAGTCTCCATGCCCGTAAAGTTACATTCTACGTagtaaacaaattataaatagttCCTGTATTTATTACTTTTACAGGACTAATTTGGAATATGATCTTTAACCTTACTTTAGTGGTGTTATTTTACTATCCTTCTGTGAGTTATATCTATGTAAGTTGGTGTCAAAACTCTAATTATGCGAGACAATAACAAAGTTCTAAAAAAGCATATATCGTGCTCCTTTGCGTCATGCAGTCTATCTATTGACCAACCCCAGGAGAGAGTTGCAATCTTGTATCTTGCTATTTCACTTCATGCATCCCTTTATTGACCAACTCGGCAACTCCAACAATTTAGGTGCAAGCCCAGCTGTCCAAATTTATTCCTCAGTTCCAGCAGAAAcggtatattttttttgaagaacaGTCTGCCACTTTGTTAAAGATATTTAATAGGTAAAATACAGTGGGCTTTCAGGGGAGGCTTAGATCAAGTGAATCATTATGGCGACAGTAATCCGCCTTCGTGATAGACTCGTCCTAGAATGTGAGGGATCCGGTTGTATTTCATATAtgtatcttctttttctttcatttctttctacATTCCTATTGTTGTAGCTTCCTTGCATCACATAGGTTAAGAGATGTGAGATATAGAGGTCTGCTGAGTGATGGTATATTATGTCTCTACAAAGGTTGAtcgcataaaaaaaaaaactgggcTTCTCTATTTCTTATCATCCATGTTATATGCTTGTTGTTAGGGTGGAATGAAAAAAGGGTGATGCTAAGGCTGTAAAAGTATGGAGAAACCACCTGCTACCTTTAACCACGGCCATGATTAATTCAGTCCTAGAaaggattttaaaaaatctggGTATTCACTGAGGCGCCATTAAAGTGAAGGCTGGAAAGTTCGCAAATGTAATGCATGTGGTATCTTGcttagatatttttaaaaattgcttGCTCTTTTTGTCTTAGCGTCATTGTTAAGCTATTAAGGTTTGATGAAAGAtgattcttttaatttgtttatcatTTGAGAGGATGTACTATGTATCATACTTATTCAATGAACAAAGAGTTGTgttatttctttagttctagttatgttttgaATATCAACTCATTAGCATACAccccatattttatttttgctcatcaaaaaaaaacatacagcCCATACCAGGTGCTTAGTAATTTTGTTGGTGGAATATTAATATCCATGAAGAATATTCAGATAATTCTCCAAGATTTTTGCACCAAGCACAGCTAAGAAGAATTGACAAGTGAAAATGGAAATGAGTTGGGTTCAAGTATTTGGAACATACATTTTTTTGAGTTGTATAATAGAATCAATCGATAATGATGTAAAAGATACAACACTTTGATAAAACATAGTATTGTGTCTGCAGTACAAAGGAAATCTTTTTAACATTATTATAGAAATTTACATGCAACTGTGTTTGAATTTTTACATACACAATACCATCATGTTTCTTTGGCATAGCAATAGTACCTTGACAAAGCTGAGCAATCCATCAACAAATCCCAGATTCCTCCAACAATTTAAGCAGACTATGTTCAGGTGCACTCATTGATGGAAGAATAACCCGATTCATGGGAGGTCTAGGTATTGTTCGAGTTGCCATAGAGTCGGTAGCTCTTCCTTCAGGCCTTCTAATTCGCCGCACAGAAGACCCTCGCTCCTTCCATATTCTTCCCTCCTGTTAGTCAAGAATTGTACAAATTCCAGTTAGCAGTCCTAACAAGTAAAATGAAGGAGCCGGGAATATTCAAAAATACGAATATTAAGTTTTCGACCTATAAATTCCAAAAAATAAAGAGTGTTGAAATCATTAActttaaatcttgaattcacCTCTAGAGATGAGTATTTACACATACTCGATAGAACATATTCACATGACTACAGAGGACAACTTCAGAGACATATAGGGTGAGTTGAAGACCTTACATTTAGTACTGAAGGTTCTGGAAAGGGACATTGAATTGGTCGATCAATCTCAAGAGGCTCAGAGGGGTGTTTAACTGGCTTGAACTCAACTGCAAATTCAATACCATGAGGCGTCCCAGAGGAAGCCCTGTGTATAGTAGCCTCTGAATTTGGGGGAAACACTTCCCTTTCATCCTGCAATGAAATTACATCATAAAATTTCTATAACTAAATCTCCACGGCGCGCTTAGGAAACAAGTCCTAAATGGCGTTCTAACAGAGAAATTTTCAGTTGAGAGCGATTCTCATATTAATGCTATGTTTTCTAATCATAAGCTAAATAACTTAACAACTAAATACCAATATGACGAGTTTAATTATCATGTCAATTCATGGTGGAATGGAAGAATCAgaacaaacttttattttatgtgatcaGACCAAAAGTAAGACTAGGCACTACAAAAGATTTCGTAAATTAGACACAATTTAGAGActgaaaacaacaacaaaaaagccAAGAATCAGTCAACCAGAAGACAATTTGTTACaaggacaaaatttatttacataCAAGTGCACTTTGAGTTCGACGATGGCCAGCTCTGCTCAcagaaaatcttgaaaaaatgcCCACCATATTTGCCTCTTGATCACTTTCTTGACTcttgatcttcttcttttttcacatGTAAAGTTCAACTAAATTCATCAATACTtttaatacaaaacaaaaatttgtATGTACAAATTTGTAATccggaaaagaaagaaaaaacagcACGTAACAAGTTAGCTTGGCTAGTCGGGTTTTGTGTGGATTCGGTGAGTCAATAATACTACTTAATTTTGggagttaaaaaaaatgaataagtgGGTGTTtagattggcttaaaagttagtcaaatttatttttaagtcagtttttgatttctgaaagtgtttgataaatataaaaaataatttaaaataggtcaaaaatgacttaaaataagttgaaaagtatttgacaaggtaaaaattacataaaataagtttaaaatgacttcaaataagtcaaaaacaaaaagtaggtctttttctattttttattttttaacttaaaaatcatttgagtttgatttattatttttaacttaaaaactatttttttaaggcAATCCAAACGAACTCTAAGTACAAAGTGTTGGTTAAAGAATCATTAATAATTTCTCTTTTCGTTTTACTTTATATAGCATTGTTTAATTAGGCATTGAATTCAAACCTAAAAATTGTCATattgttttaaaacaaattaaaatgaggAAAACGACAAGTAGCAAGAAAGACGGTGGAACTTAGATGAAGTGTCATGTGTTGTTTTAGTTTAAGTGGGTACACTTGTCTCTGTTAGATACGCAAtctttattatttctttcattcttGTCTATCTCTGCTCATCTGGGTCCCTTTAGTTTCTGTGCCAGCAACCGACTCttctatagtttttttttttttttttttttttaaatgtagcGGAGAACGGTCGAAATTATccctcaatttttatttaacgGTTAGTTTTATCCTTTGTTATATTACGTGATTGTCAATAATTTTACCATCCATATCCTTCAATTGGATGGAAAACCATCTTCCTCATTTGCATCATGATGATGGGTTTGATTACTTTTTTGCTCCTTTGGAACACTTTTTTAGTACTTGATTTGATATCAACTATATATTCATTTACCACTAATTGGGCTTCATAGCACTTCCTCATTTCAAAAAGGTGAAATCATTGGGCTATAACAGTTTGTTATGttaagaatatttaaaatatattatttaattatttcgtATATCTTTTTACttgtatatttgatttttttttttttgactacCACGTGGCTACGCCACTGTTCATAGATAACAAATTTAGTGCCCTATAATTTTCAGAgcgaaagaaagaagaaaaaaaaagagaaacgaAGGAGAGGAGAGGGGAGGATGGCGCCGTGGTGGTTGTACTAttctatatttattaaatatgtaaattttatttcaaaaattaaagaatttataTCTGAAATCAAACCAAGCATTAGTTAGTGGTTTGACAATTGTACTCTAAATCAAGCCAAACAGATTGAAATAGACAGACTAAACATTTTTGTTTTGGTCCATATTAAACAAATTATTGAGACCCTttttatagttcaaaataattgaattatttaaaGTCTGagaattgttgagacattttttttatatttacccTTCATTTAATGAGCTTCTTATCTACTTTACATTTTTTAGGAGAAAAGTTTAAGAATAATCACAAggataataatgaaaaatagtctttaaatatttttcataaaaaaatatggcATACTCTTACCattcacttaatatgaatttgagaaaatatttacaaTCCATATAATCTCCTAATTAATAGAGTAGAAAAGTT
The window above is part of the Solanum stenotomum isolate F172 unplaced genomic scaffold, ASM1918654v1 scaffold28435, whole genome shotgun sequence genome. Proteins encoded here:
- the LOC125851660 gene encoding uncharacterized protein LOC125851660, with amino-acid sequence MVGIFSRFSVSRAGHRRTQSALDEREVFPPNSEATIHRASSGTPHGIEFAVEFKPVKHPSEPLEIDRPIQCPFPEPSVLNEGRIWKERGSSVRRIRRPEGRATDSMATRTIPRPPMNRVILPSMSAPEHSLLKLLEESGIC
- the LOC125851659 gene encoding uncharacterized protein LOC125851659 translates to YIFVEISIDVHRLLNELKLNFYNSDTYDNIIMAGTIQFASAIRAVKPELEKLGFSILIPQAKPLSAGEVLGCTAPSVKNRFSDGENVVLVFVADGRFHLEAFMIANPGIKTYRYDPFIGKLFVEEYDHKGMKEERKRAIEKARGAKNWGIVLGTLGRQGNPRILDRLEKKMSEKGMTWTVVLMSEISPMRIALFEDAVDAWIQIACPRLSIDWGDAFKKPLLTPFEAEIALGDLSGWWERKTSVNSDMCCDEDMKCSKNESCGACDNGGEKVKEETQVDYPMDYYAQDGGEWNSCYSKKPARLSQRSSQSCNGASAIKSNS